From the genome of Elusimicrobiaceae bacterium, one region includes:
- the recR gene encoding recombination protein RecR, with translation MQSLDRLVRALRRLPGVGPRQAERFSMYLLRAPQGEVEELAAAISDLKQGVKLCRICHAYSETDICPICSDPDRDHTAVCIVEDPQDIQSIEKTGVFQGVYHVLHGAISPMEGRGAEQIKVKELLARVEQADPPIQEVILATDPDAEGETTALYLADLLRGMVERVTRIGYGVPLGGDIDYMDEMTLGYSLKGRTKI, from the coding sequence ATGCAAAGTTTAGACCGATTAGTGCGTGCATTACGTCGTCTGCCCGGGGTGGGACCCCGTCAGGCAGAGCGTTTTTCTATGTATTTGTTGCGGGCCCCGCAAGGAGAAGTGGAAGAACTGGCCGCCGCTATTTCGGATTTGAAACAGGGAGTAAAATTGTGCCGTATTTGTCATGCTTATAGTGAAACAGATATTTGTCCGATCTGTTCCGACCCGGACCGTGACCATACGGCGGTATGTATTGTGGAAGATCCGCAAGATATTCAATCCATTGAAAAAACAGGCGTATTTCAAGGTGTCTATCACGTATTGCACGGGGCGATTTCCCCTATGGAAGGCCGCGGTGCGGAACAGATTAAAGTCAAAGAACTGTTAGCCCGCGTGGAACAAGCCGATCCTCCCATCCAAGAAGTAATTTTAGCGACCGATCCGGATGCCGAAGGAGAAACAACTGCCTTGTATTTGGCGGATTTGTTGCGCGGCATGGTGGAGCGGGTTACACGAATTGGGTACGGTGTTCCTTTGGGCGGCGATATAGACTATATGGACGAAATGACGCTTGGTTATTCCTTAAAAGGCCGTACCAAGATTTAA
- a CDS encoding ComEC/Rec2 family competence protein has product MGLFCFYTPHPGARDIYHHITSEPVVVSGEVIGFPAVKKKSQNVVIRVSSVNGKKAGGRVYARFETAVPAWHETVLLTGKLQKPYSIDLLGNFDWGHYLATQHVFTEMKVSSVKKLREPGWFFSAVSAVRSDILHTFEAHFDRDLAAIAGGVLLGEKGEIDEQLYTDFQDSGAIHLLVASGGNVGFVTLVVFAFCSLFGLGRRKTVLCALIVAGLYTLIAGADAPLTRAYFMTLCAVIGYLLHRNSGVFQGLIVSCLVILLCNPAAIFETGFQMSFLATLAIIVCLNIYELPYRWPRWIKFFVQIFLATLSTQLVLLPVFTNVFYKVSFVGLISNMILVPLASLLMAVSFAFYLLCCLHIGFILHAIVGWLLTSFEWLVQFFASWPMASVPAAAWKTGWIISYYAVLFLLFHLPQKKFIRRVYKPLLLVAVLAPIVQGLFFNPPTIWLLNEWNNNAILFRASNGTRILIGAGIKADKLARAVRKSGGRKIDAWLLCENNDKQKQNIEQLQTLLPVGQVVIPFENTWPEEEFSIQNISVKTQWGRLQNRNQQLWINKGYSGQKDNVSYQITTGKKTFLTAGNERFIVYKEKIIENERNSTATIKL; this is encoded by the coding sequence GTGGGGTTATTTTGTTTTTATACCCCGCATCCCGGTGCACGAGATATTTATCATCACATCACTTCCGAGCCGGTTGTTGTAAGCGGTGAAGTTATTGGTTTTCCTGCCGTTAAAAAGAAAAGTCAAAATGTAGTGATACGAGTTTCTTCCGTAAATGGAAAAAAGGCCGGCGGACGCGTATATGCCCGCTTTGAGACAGCCGTTCCTGCATGGCACGAAACCGTGTTGTTAACCGGCAAATTACAGAAACCTTATTCGATCGATTTGTTGGGCAATTTTGATTGGGGACATTATTTAGCTACCCAACATGTCTTTACGGAGATGAAGGTGTCTTCCGTCAAAAAACTTCGAGAACCGGGTTGGTTTTTTAGCGCAGTGTCTGCGGTAAGAAGTGATATTTTACATACATTTGAAGCACATTTTGACAGAGATTTAGCAGCCATTGCCGGCGGAGTTTTGTTGGGGGAAAAAGGCGAAATAGACGAACAACTTTACACGGATTTTCAAGATAGCGGAGCGATCCACTTATTAGTTGCTTCCGGTGGCAATGTAGGTTTTGTGACATTAGTAGTGTTTGCATTTTGCTCTTTGTTTGGCTTGGGCCGGCGTAAGACGGTATTGTGCGCCCTGATAGTGGCGGGTCTGTACACATTAATAGCCGGAGCAGATGCCCCGCTTACTCGAGCTTACTTTATGACTTTATGTGCGGTAATCGGTTATTTATTACATCGTAATAGCGGTGTATTTCAAGGGCTTATCGTATCTTGTTTGGTTATTTTATTATGCAATCCGGCGGCCATTTTTGAGACGGGTTTTCAAATGTCCTTTTTGGCCACATTGGCCATTATTGTTTGTCTAAACATTTATGAGTTGCCCTACCGTTGGCCGCGCTGGATAAAGTTTTTTGTACAGATTTTCTTGGCTACTTTGAGTACGCAACTCGTTTTATTACCGGTGTTTACCAATGTATTTTATAAAGTGTCTTTCGTAGGACTTATTTCCAATATGATACTCGTGCCGCTTGCTTCTTTATTGATGGCGGTAAGTTTTGCCTTTTATTTACTCTGTTGTCTGCATATAGGATTTATTTTGCATGCGATTGTCGGCTGGCTGTTAACTAGTTTTGAATGGTTGGTGCAATTTTTTGCTTCGTGGCCGATGGCATCTGTACCTGCGGCAGCTTGGAAAACAGGCTGGATTATTTCTTACTATGCGGTTTTGTTTTTGCTATTTCATTTGCCACAGAAAAAGTTTATACGGCGGGTCTATAAACCTTTGCTTTTGGTGGCGGTGCTGGCCCCTATCGTGCAAGGATTATTTTTTAATCCGCCTACGATATGGCTACTTAATGAATGGAACAATAATGCCATTCTGTTTCGTGCCTCTAACGGAACGAGGATATTAATCGGTGCAGGTATCAAGGCTGATAAATTAGCGCGCGCGGTGCGTAAATCGGGCGGACGAAAAATAGATGCATGGTTATTGTGTGAAAACAATGACAAACAAAAACAGAATATCGAGCAGTTGCAAACCTTGCTACCGGTGGGACAGGTGGTAATTCCTTTTGAAAATACGTGGCCGGAAGAGGAATTTTCGATCCAGAATATATCCGTGAAAACTCAGTGGGGGCGGTTGCAAAACCGCAATCAGCAGTTATGGATCAACAAAGGATATAGTGGCCAAAAAGATAATGTGTCTTATCAAATTACAACCGGCAAAAAGACTTTTTTGACGGCCGGAAACGAGCGGTTTATTGTGTACAAAGAGAAAATAATAGAAAATGAGCGAAATAGCACTGCAACAATAAAATTGTAA
- a CDS encoding nucleoside deaminase: MHKKFLQEAVKLARENVTTGRGGPFGAVIVKDGQIIACGQNQVLSSKDPTRHAEVDAIRKACEKLNHFEIKDCIIYSSCEPCPMCLGAIYWARPKALFFAADRYTAAKHGFDDEFIYKEIVLPNEKRHIPTVCVQLDDAEEPFEEWTKKEDKVQY, encoded by the coding sequence ATGCATAAAAAATTTTTGCAGGAAGCCGTCAAATTGGCGCGTGAAAACGTGACTACGGGGCGCGGTGGGCCGTTTGGTGCGGTCATTGTAAAGGACGGACAGATTATTGCCTGCGGGCAAAATCAGGTGCTCAGCAGTAAGGACCCCACACGCCATGCCGAAGTGGATGCTATTAGAAAAGCGTGCGAAAAATTAAATCATTTTGAAATTAAAGACTGTATTATTTATTCGTCCTGCGAGCCTTGCCCGATGTGTTTGGGAGCCATTTATTGGGCGCGTCCAAAAGCTTTGTTTTTTGCGGCAGATCGCTATACGGCGGCCAAGCATGGCTTTGATGATGAGTTTATTTATAAAGAAATTGTGCTACCCAATGAAAAACGCCATATTCCCACCGTGTGCGTGCAACTAGATGACGCGGAAGAGCCGTTTGAAGAATGGACGAAAAAAGAAGACAAAGTGCAGTATTAA